Sequence from the Thunnus maccoyii chromosome 22, fThuMac1.1, whole genome shotgun sequence genome:
attttctttaaatattttctcacttgaCAACTAACTGCAGCTGAGGTGTCtcattatattactgtatttaatgGAATGATCTTCCCCTTCCTACTCTAGGCATGGACAACAGACTGGTCCTCACTGTCCTTTTTATGACACTGTCCTGGATGTTTGTGGGCATCTACGCTCAAACCACCACAACAGCAGCACCAGCCACTGCAACCACAGGAgcccacacaacagcagcaccagCCACTGCAACCACAGGAgcccacacaacagcagcaccagCCACTGCAACCACAGGAgcccacacaacagcagcaccagCCACTGCAACCACAGGAgcccacacaacagcagcaccagCCACTGCAACCACAGGAGCCCACACAACAGCAACACCAGCCACTGCAACCACAGGAGTCCACACAACAGCAACACCAGCCACTGCAACCACAGGAGCCCACACAACAGCAACACCAGCCACAGCAACCGCAGGAACccacacaacaacagcagcaaccgCAGGAAcccacacaacagcagcaggaacCACAGGAGcccaaacaacagcagcagcaaccacaggagcccaaacaacagcagcagcaaccacaggagcccacacaacagcagcaccagCCACTGCAACCACAGGAgcccacacaacagcagcaccagCCACTGCAACCACAGGAGCcaacacagcaacagcagcaaccgCAGGAACccacacaacaacagcagcaaccacaggagcccaaacaacagcagcagcaaccacaggagcccaaacaacagcagcagcaaccacaggagcccacacaacagcagcaccagCCACTACAACTGCTGGCCCACTGATGCCCAACACCACAGTTGAAACTTTGGAGGTGAGTGGTTTTACAAAACTCAAAGAAGACTATGAAATAGAACAGAATTGGCTAAAGTAAAAATTCACTTCCACTGATTGTGTTTAACctcatcacacatcacacattatCCCACCCTCTTAAGTCTTTCTCCTCCCCTTGCAGACACCTGTCTCCAGGGCAGATTGTGGGAGCACACAGCTGTGTGCAGATGAGCCCTCTGACTGTGACCCCTCACAAGCAGGAccatgtttctttctttctgccagGCAGACGAGTGGTCGAAACTTTGAGTTTGGCCTCTCAGGAGAATCTACTGGCTACCTCTCTGCCTCCCTGTCTCTTGATGCCACAGCGGTACGTCAAGTTctatcactcactcacagatGAAAGTACCATGAAGCCTAAGCCTGTGCCAAACATGTAGTTTTTTTGAAGTCATCTGTGTCAACAACTTCTAATTACTTTCTCTGGTTTTACACCACAGGGAGGTAATGACACCACCTACGTCTGTGCAAACAACAATGGCAATGTACAATTCTTTGGCGCTGTCCTCAACAATGGCCAGCTGACTCTGACAGAGGTGAGTACATGGCTCTACATGGCTCAGTGTAGTGGTGGTGATAGAGCTGGGTGAGCATATATATATTAGTCTGTTGGAGCCCACTTTCATGGCAGTCTGGCAGAACTTTTACTCTATTGTTGGTTTTCCTGCATAAGAAAAAATCTAATATAGTACTATgataaatttgtttaaaaaaatgtacatgcACAGTGATAGTTGCAGCTGACTGAATTTGGTTATGAACCTGATGCTGCTCATGCAAACCCTAATCCATCATCATCTGCATGGTATATAAATATTGCTTACATTAATAAACCATTGAAAACCCATTCAACTGTCTTTTCTCTGCAGCTGAACGTGAACTCTGTGAAGGGCCGTGTCAATGGAAACAGAATCCAGTGTACATTTGCTGCCACTGTACCTGACCAAGTAACTAGAGCACAAGGTTTCTCAATCTCAGTCTCCACTGGACCTTTCAATGCCAGTAAgataacatttcaaatacacaaattcacacacatcatcatcagcaaTTCCGGGAGTCGAAGAGACTGATAATATTTTCTCATGTTCTAAAAGCATATCAgtaatgttttttgtcttttgcttGCACCTCCAGCTTCTGGTGAACTGGGATCCCCCACCGCGGCAATACGGACTCCTGTTGTAAACCTGGCAAATCCTAATGCCACCGTCACCAATGAAgttaccaccaccaccacttccCCCAGTACCGCCGCCCCAACCACTAGCCACGCCGTTACACTACAGCAATCCCTGACACATGGTAAGCATAAGAGATAGGGTTGTTTTTCGTGAGATATCTGAGACTATAATTTCTTCCTTAGGAGATAACGTTTGTTTGTAGAATGACTAACAAATCTTTTTTCTTAATAGttcaatgtttaaaaaattgcCTGTTCTCCCATCCTTCACTATAGCTCTCCTGGTCACTGTGGGTGTGCTGGGTCTGGCCATGCTATGAGGAAACTGATGCCAAATCGAGACAAGAAAACATGAATCGAGACAAGAAAACTTCACTATCCATAAACACATGCAACTGAATATAAACTTAAAACATCTCCCAGCAGGTTAAGTCTACACAGTATATCTAAGATTCTTAGGATCGTACCTATTTGCGTCAGCTCACCGCAGGTGAAAGAAGAGGGAGTGGTGGAGGGAGGTCACTCTTCTGCAGCCTTTGGACTGTTGTCACATCTGCTACAAGCTCCGAAACAAAGAAGTCAATTAATTTTGAAGAGTTTTTAATTGAATGTTTTGTGTAATCCTTTTATCTTCGTTTTGTAACCATAAGACTGCTGGATTTATGTCTTATGAGCTACATAATTGCAGGCAGATGCCGCTGATGCAAATCAATGTagaatatatataattaaattgCTAGAATGACGCACAAATAAGAAGCACTATTACAATCAGAACCATTACAAGTAACCAAACCTCAAAACCAAATGAAGTGAAGCAGTACCTGGCTTTCACTGGTAGATGTCAggatttatacatttttcaggGAGAGTTAGGATCTGGTTACATTCTAAGCCCACATTATTACAGTCAGGCAAATATCTCATGACTCAGTAAATTCATGGTAAGGCCTGGAGCCGTCAACTAATTGAATTGTGATGCCAGAAAAAGATCCTATGGTAAATTGCAGAAGCATAAAGTTGTCAAACAGTAGGCTTTTTTTGTCACAAAGCTGAATGAATAACTATTTTTAAATCGTTATATTCTTTTGTCTATTCTCAGAATAGGCAGATGTGCCCTTATGAAGGAccataattatttttgttttgtgcgTGTCACAGCAgatttatatgtatgtgttatgTTTCTTGTTACACACACAAGGCAAGCaaacaaatgatttttcttttcctgtcacTCATAATGATGCCAGCAAATGGCAGACGtgtaattttaacattatattttatattattctgtGTGGTGTgaatattgaatgaatgaatgagaaagTATGTACATGTTGTTGAATCATCAACAATGTCCTTAAAATGAAGCCTGCATGGGCTGatattttcatgtgtgtgtgtgtgtgcgtgtgtgtggatCTATGCATGTGCGAGAACACATGCAAATAAGCAGTTGTTCATGAAGAATGCTATATGATACCAAATACTGGTGAAACTGATTTTGCACATTACATTATGTaacatttgtacttttacttaattttttttggaataaatattttcagattGGTTCTCCTAATGAATTGTCAGAAATCAATGAATTTATTATAAAGCAGGCAGTGACACATATTGAAGTATTATCTATAGACATTAGAGATATGTTGCTATACTACCTCTACTTTATA
This genomic interval carries:
- the si:cabz01007794.1 gene encoding putative ferric-chelate reductase 1, encoding MPNTTVETLETPVSRADCGSTQLCADEPSDCDPSQAGPCFFLSARQTSGRNFEFGLSGESTGYLSASLSLDATAGGNDTTYVCANNNGNVQFFGAVLNNGQLTLTELNVNSVKGRVNGNRIQCTFAATVPDQVTRAQGFSISVSTGPFNATSGELGSPTAAIRTPVVNLANPNATVTNEVTTTTTSPSTAAPTTSHAVTLQQSLTHALLVTVGVLGLAML